Proteins from a single region of Theobroma cacao cultivar B97-61/B2 chromosome 10, Criollo_cocoa_genome_V2, whole genome shotgun sequence:
- the LOC18586479 gene encoding vacuolar protein-sorting-associated protein 33 homolog, producing MAQIPNLDNSPLNLKSLREQSQRDLVKILKDIRGKKCLVIEPKLGGSLSLIIQTSLLKEYGIELRHLSAEPVQTDCTKVVYLVPSQRDLMKFISSHVHNDISKGLQREYYIYFVPRREIQCEKILEEENVHHLMTIGEYPLYVVPLDEDVLSFELDLAYKECQVDGDTGSLWQIAKAIHKLESSFGVIPNLRAKGKASVLVADILNRMQTEEPVSSSDMAVPEINTLILIDREVDMVTPMCSQLTYEGLVDEFLRINNGSVELDSSVMGVQQEGKKMKVPLNSSDKLFKEIRDLNFEVVVQVLRQKATSMKQDYTEMTTTNQTVSELKDFVKKLNSLPEMTRHINLAQHLSKFTSKPSFLAKLDMEHTIVEASSYDICFEYIEEMIQKQEPLINVLRILILFSVTNSGLPKKHFDYLRRELLHSYGFEHMATLNNLEKAGLFKKQESKSNWLTVKRALQLVVEDTDTANPNDIAYVFSGYAPLSIRLVQHAVRSGWRPMEEILKLLPGPHTETKRGRFASNPSFDTLQSASNGIDKIADGRRSLVLVVFVGGVTFAEISALRFLSAQEGMAYDLIIGTTKIVNGHTLAETFLGTSG from the exons ATGGCTCAGATTCCAAATTTGGACAATTCTCCTCTCAATCTCAAGTCTCTCAG gGAACAGTCTCAGAGAGATCTTGTTAAGATTCTCAAAGAT attCGAGGAAAGAAATGTTTGGTTATTGAACCGAAACTTGGTGGCTCGCTCTCTTTGATCATTCAAACATCTCTTCTTAAG GAATATGGGATTGAATTGCGGCATCTTTCAGCTGAGCCAGTTCAGACTGATTGCACCAAAGTGGTTTATCTTGTTCCTTCTCAGCGTGACTTGATGAAGTTCATATCTTCTCATGTACATAATGATATCTCAAAAGGACTTCAAAGAGAGTACTATATCTATTTTGTTCCTCGCCGTGAAATTCAATGCGAGAAG ATCCTTGAGGAGGAAAATGTGCATCACCTAATGACCATAGGGGAGTACCCATTGTATGTAGTTCCACTGGATGAAGATGTTTTGTCGTTTGAACTGGATCTTGCTTACAAA GAATGTCAGGTTGATGGCGACACAGGCTCTCTTTGGCAAATTGCAAAGGCCATTCACAAGCTTGAG TCTTCTTTTGGAGTTATACCAAATTTGCGGGCAAAAGGCAAAGCATCTGTTCTTGTTGCAGACATTCTTAATCGCATGCAAACTGAAGAACCTGTTAGCTCATCTGAT ATGGCTGTACCAGAGATTAACACTCTCATCCTCATAGATAGGGAG GTGGATATGGTTACTCCTATGTGTTCTCAGTTAACATATGAAGGGCTAGTGGATGAG TTTTTGCGCATCAATAATGGTTCTGTGGAGCTGGATTCTTCTGTCATGGGTGTTCAGCAAGAGGGAAAAAAGATGAAGGTCCCACTTAATTCAAG CGACAAGCTGTTCAAGGAGATACGAGATCTCAACTTTGAAGTTGTTGTCCAG GTTTTAAGGCAGAAAGCAACATCCATGAAGCAGGACTACACTGAGATGACTACTACT AACCAAACAGTTTCTGAACTAAAGGACTTTGTCAAGAAGCTCAACTCGTTACCTGAAATGACT AGGCACATAAATCTTGCTCAACATCTGTCAAAATTCACATCAAAGCCATCTTTTCTAGCGAAACTTGACATGGAACACACAATTGTTGAGGCCTCAAGTTATGACAT TTGCTTTGAATACATTGAAGAAATGATCCAAAAGCAGGAGCCTCTTATCAATGTCTTGCGTATTCTCATCCTTTTTTCCGTAACAAATTCAGGGTTGCCCAAAAAGCATTTTGACTATTTGAG GAGGGAACTACTCCACAGTTATGGGTTTGAGCACATGGCTActctaaataatttagaaaaggCTGGATTGTTCAAGAAACAG GAGTCAAAAAGCAATTGGCTGACTGTCAAACGTGCTTTGCAACTTGTAGTTGAGGATACTGACACAGCAAA TCCTAATGACATAGCCTATGTCTTTTCTGGATATGCACCTCTTAGTATTCGTCTTGTCCAGCATGCTGTTCGATCTGGGTG GCGTCCTATGGAAGAAATTTTGAAGCTGTTGCCTGGGCCACATacagaaacaaaaagg ggTCGCTTTGCGAGCAATCCATCATTTGACACATTGCAGAGTGCTTCAAATGGCATAGATAA AATAGCTGATGGGAGGCGCTCCCTAGTACTTGTTGTCTTTGTTGGAGGGGTAACATTTGCAGAAATTTCTGCTCTCAGATTTCTCAGTGCTCAG GAAGGAATGGCATACGATCTGATTATTGGGACAACGAAAATTGTCAATGGTCATACATTGGCTGAAACATTCCTTGGGACTTCTGGTTGA